A stretch of the Methanobrevibacter sp. genome encodes the following:
- a CDS encoding class III signal peptide-containing protein: MVDNKGQISLEYLLIFTISLILLIMFTLPLSQFAIENTLDVSDTLKIKSDLSKIAQAIEKVYGQGQGSKQTISIDSSKEFKITVADNYISSDINLKDSTKRNEKIYFKSSLKKSNLYIGKGVNSIIVEWPINSENMQIYVK; the protein is encoded by the coding sequence ATGGTCGACAATAAAGGGCAAATTTCACTGGAGTACCTGCTGATTTTTACGATTTCTTTAATTCTTCTAATCATGTTTACCTTGCCTTTGAGCCAGTTTGCAATTGAAAATACATTGGATGTTTCCGATACACTGAAGATTAAATCTGATTTGTCAAAAATAGCTCAGGCTATAGAAAAGGTTTACGGTCAAGGTCAGGGATCAAAACAAACGATCAGCATAGATTCATCCAAGGAATTTAAGATAACTGTTGCAGACAATTACATTTCTTCAGACATCAATCTTAAAGATTCAACGAAAAGGAATGAAAAAATATATTTCAAATCCAGCCTTAAAAAATCAAATTTGTATATTGGTAAGGGGGTTAATTCGATAATTGTAGAATGGCCGATAAATAGTGAAAACATGCAGATATATGTAAAATGA
- a CDS encoding alpha/beta hydrolase family protein translates to MVLFRGDVKCKSLQRRTTVSVILPADNIHFLNDSEEIVPQPYKTLYLLHGLYGSDDIFLANTSIQKFAEDNGIAIVIPCGENSFYVDNEKAHAYYGEYVGQELLDITRNIFPLSHKREDTFIAGFSMGGYGAIRNGLKYYENFSKIGMISAALITDDIVNYTSDDNVLRSRDFYESIFGNLDELKGSDMDPKYLIENCPDIPDIYMACGIDDFLFEKNADFYRYLNSKNVSATFTQGKGEHTWEFCDRYVKEFIKTL, encoded by the coding sequence ATGGTTTTGTTTAGAGGAGATGTTAAGTGCAAGAGTCTGCAGAGAAGAACAACAGTTAGTGTTATCTTGCCTGCAGACAATATACATTTTTTAAATGATTCGGAAGAAATTGTTCCTCAGCCCTATAAGACATTGTATCTGCTTCACGGCTTGTACGGCAGTGATGACATATTCCTTGCTAACACTTCAATCCAGAAGTTTGCAGAGGATAATGGAATTGCCATTGTCATACCATGCGGTGAAAACAGCTTTTATGTGGACAATGAAAAGGCCCATGCATACTACGGTGAATATGTCGGCCAGGAATTATTGGATATAACAAGAAACATTTTTCCATTGTCACATAAAAGAGAGGACACTTTCATTGCAGGTTTTTCAATGGGAGGATATGGTGCAATCAGAAATGGACTGAAGTATTATGAGAACTTCTCAAAGATAGGTATGATTTCAGCGGCACTGATAACGGATGACATTGTAAATTACACTAGTGATGACAATGTATTGAGGTCAAGGGATTTTTATGAATCTATTTTTGGAAATTTGGATGAATTAAAAGGTTCTGACATGGATCCGAAATATCTGATTGAAAATTGCCCTGACATTCCAGATATTTACATGGCTTGCGGTATTGATGATTTCTTGTTTGAAAAAAATGCTGATTTTTACAGGTATCTGAACTCAAAAAATGTTTCTGCTACTTTTACACAAGGTAAAGGAGAGCACACTTGGGAGTTCTGTGATAGATACGTTAAGGAATTCATTAAGACATTGTAG
- a CDS encoding prepilin peptidase, whose translation MNFSTIFLIQIIITVSFCVLASICDIRNNYVPEKLTYVLLFFGLVSNLILSIFSNNIKFILASFISMFITYVITYLLWKLKMWGGGDVMLFTAIATVIPNGLNIDFLNIFPQLSVYPFAFSVVVNSILVSFPFLMVFFIHLLIKNEIFKGHPTYWISLLNIENLRNLIHNTLNKTIPIKDLKEGNIVNDYYFDNEYINELIKENDGNLEVFECKDEKGKYYFKSMSAGGITRKDMYLIKILSAQEFIGKDISIKITYPFTPAIFAGLLIAVFYGDIMMLFTKNLVLVI comes from the coding sequence ATGAATTTCAGTACTATATTTTTGATTCAAATAATTATTACAGTATCTTTTTGTGTTTTGGCATCAATTTGTGATATTCGAAACAATTATGTTCCGGAAAAGTTAACTTATGTCCTGTTATTTTTTGGATTGGTTTCCAATTTGATTTTATCAATTTTTTCAAATAACATTAAATTCATTTTAGCTTCATTTATTTCAATGTTTATCACATATGTCATTACATATTTGTTGTGGAAATTAAAAATGTGGGGTGGTGGTGATGTAATGCTATTCACTGCTATTGCCACAGTAATACCAAATGGTCTTAATATTGATTTTTTAAATATTTTCCCGCAATTGTCAGTATATCCATTTGCATTCAGCGTAGTTGTAAACAGCATATTGGTTTCATTTCCGTTTTTAATGGTGTTTTTCATTCATTTGCTCATTAAAAATGAGATATTTAAAGGACATCCGACATACTGGATATCCCTTCTTAATATTGAGAATTTAAGAAATTTAATTCATAATACTTTAAATAAAACAATACCTATCAAAGATTTAAAGGAAGGAAATATTGTTAATGATTATTATTTTGACAATGAATACATTAATGAGTTAATTAAAGAAAATGATGGAAATCTTGAGGTATTTGAATGTAAAGACGAGAAAGGCAAATATTATTTTAAGTCCATGAGTGCTGGAGGAATCACCAGAAAGGACATGTATTTAATAAAAATACTAAGTGCACAGGAATTCATCGGAAAAGACATTTCAATTAAGATTACCTATCCTTTTACTCCTGCAATATTTGCAGGATTATTGATTGCAGTCTTTTATGGTGATATCATGATGCTATTTACAAAGAATTTGGTTTTGGTGATATGA
- a CDS encoding GNAT family N-acetyltransferase: MEWSSGEYPEKLAIAMKNFDCVFSAWDEDKLVGMICAMDDGIMNAYIHYLLVHPDYQLKGIGKQLVERVKKHYNDYLKIIVICLNENIKFYEYCGFEKQEDKRALFITELEN, encoded by the coding sequence GTGGAGTGGTCTTCAGGTGAATATCCAGAAAAATTAGCCATAGCTATGAAGAACTTTGATTGTGTTTTCTCAGCATGGGATGAGGATAAACTCGTAGGCATGATTTGTGCAATGGATGATGGGATAATGAATGCTTATATCCATTACTTGCTGGTGCATCCTGATTATCAGTTAAAGGGAATTGGAAAACAGCTAGTTGAAAGAGTTAAAAAACATTATAACGATTATTTAAAAATTATTGTGATATGTCTAAATGAAAATATTAAATTCTATGAGTACTGCGGTTTTGAAAAGCAGGAGGATAAACGCGCTTTATTTATAACTGAATTGGAAAACTAG
- a CDS encoding TIGR00289 family protein, whose product MDVAVLFSGGKDSTMAIYAALEAKEDVKYLLSVKSRNDESYMFHVPNIHITDLLSQALEIPIMSVETDGIKEEELEDLKSAFVDLKNLGVEAIYTGALYSVYQKSRIEKLGEETGLKIISPYWHVDELEYMRKIVSLGFKIMICGVAAWGLDESWLGRIIDDETIDELIKIHEKYYVDIAFEGGEAETLAIDGPIFKKRIEILKYKKEWHLDSGVFIIEDAILKEK is encoded by the coding sequence ATGGATGTTGCAGTTTTATTTTCAGGCGGCAAGGACAGTACTATGGCTATTTACGCTGCATTAGAAGCGAAAGAAGATGTGAAATATCTTCTTTCTGTCAAATCTAGAAATGATGAATCATACATGTTTCATGTTCCCAACATTCATATTACCGATTTGCTTTCACAGGCACTTGAAATTCCTATAATGTCTGTTGAAACTGACGGTATTAAAGAAGAGGAACTTGAAGATTTAAAATCTGCTTTTGTTGATTTAAAAAATTTAGGTGTTGAGGCAATATACACTGGAGCCCTTTATTCAGTCTATCAAAAATCAAGGATTGAAAAACTGGGTGAGGAGACAGGGCTTAAAATTATTTCTCCATATTGGCATGTTGATGAATTGGAATACATGAGAAAAATTGTCTCTTTAGGTTTTAAAATAATGATTTGTGGCGTTGCAGCATGGGGATTAGATGAATCATGGCTGGGGAGAATCATTGATGATGAAACCATTGATGAATTGATTAAGATTCATGAAAAATATTATGTTGATATTGCTTTTGAAGGCGGTGAAGCTGAAACATTGGCCATTGATGGTCCTATTTTTAAAAAAAGAATCGAAATTTTAAAATATAAAAAAGAATGGCACCTTGACAGTGGTGTTTTCATTATCGAAGATGCAATTTTAAAAGAAAAATAA
- a CDS encoding phosphopantothenate/pantothenate synthetase has product MIPKSHPRYESLLLRDKIVKASKEGYLADSAMIAHGRGEAFDYLIGEKTTYPAKRAMYVAVAALLLSNNPVISVNGNATALACDEIIELAKSVNAKIEINLFYRTDDRVKIITKLYKDHGYKDILGTLDDDIEYLDDIKNNRASASKTGIYSADTILIPLEDGDRAEILKKSGKNILTIDLNPLSRTSKMSDVSIMDNIVRAIPFMTKIAEDLKTQDKAILIDLVNEFDNEENLKESLEQIRVKE; this is encoded by the coding sequence ATGATCCCAAAATCCCATCCACGATACGAATCATTACTTTTAAGAGACAAAATAGTTAAAGCTTCAAAGGAAGGATATTTAGCAGACTCTGCAATGATAGCTCATGGCAGAGGAGAAGCTTTTGATTACTTAATTGGAGAAAAAACAACATACCCTGCCAAAAGAGCAATGTATGTTGCAGTAGCAGCATTACTTTTATCAAATAATCCCGTAATATCCGTTAATGGAAATGCAACCGCTCTTGCTTGTGATGAAATAATCGAACTTGCAAAAAGCGTTAATGCAAAAATTGAAATCAATCTGTTTTATAGAACTGACGATAGAGTAAAAATAATTACAAAATTATACAAAGATCATGGATATAAGGATATCCTAGGCACATTGGATGATGACATTGAATATCTGGACGATATAAAAAATAATAGAGCTTCAGCAAGCAAAACTGGGATATATTCAGCAGATACAATATTAATACCATTAGAAGATGGCGACAGAGCTGAAATATTAAAGAAAAGCGGTAAAAATATATTAACAATCGATTTGAATCCGCTTTCAAGAACTTCAAAAATGTCTGACGTTTCAATTATGGACAATATTGTTCGCGCAATACCTTTCATGACAAAAATAGCTGAAGATTTAAAAACTCAAGACAAAGCAATTTTAATTGATTTAGTCAATGAATTTGATAATGAAGAAAACCTTAAAGAATCATTGGAACAAATAAGAGTAAAAGAGTGA
- a CDS encoding HEAT repeat domain-containing protein, with the protein MGLFDRFKKSDNKKEKPKKEKVIPDDLEIDEDQLLLKDIATNSKDRYERAAAADQITDQYVALDLSKNIKDRAIRLIAINKVKDERLLRDAAENSQFFDVRSFAWERLGENNKSIAEVVINTKKNPQVDEIFEKVVDEETLSWIAQDAQDKRYRNSAVEKIENSDVLYDLVFKANDNSIRKACVNKNSFISEDILQKVAIEDKDEQVKMAAVKKIKNEENLANIALTEDNAKIRAMIFDKIGNIEILQNIALNSKKADVRLDLVNKLEDEDLLKKIALNDLDKIVRSEAVKKITDEAVLLEVINNDDDRFVRQIAVKNITDPKDLIKIALEDEDQFVRTHAITNPSIENEDDFKYLAINSTHEDVANEALTHITDENNFIDILKNAKITSIRHATLDNIDDLETLIRIVLANEDEEFSLKALNKIKVEKCLFKIYEQGISENISVRAVSLIKNQKMLTDVAKNSSEWRVREVAVKKIVSKKILKEISLNDENEYVREVAKKRINL; encoded by the coding sequence ATGGGATTATTTGACAGATTCAAAAAAAGCGACAATAAAAAAGAAAAACCAAAAAAAGAAAAAGTCATTCCTGATGATTTGGAAATTGATGAGGATCAATTGCTTTTAAAAGATATAGCAACAAACAGTAAGGACAGATATGAAAGGGCAGCTGCAGCTGACCAAATAACAGACCAGTATGTTGCTTTGGATTTATCAAAAAATATCAAGGACCGTGCAATAAGATTGATTGCAATCAACAAGGTCAAAGATGAAAGATTGCTTCGTGATGCGGCAGAAAATTCACAGTTTTTTGATGTTAGAAGCTTTGCATGGGAAAGGCTTGGTGAAAATAACAAATCAATTGCTGAAGTTGTAATAAACACAAAAAAGAATCCTCAGGTAGATGAAATCTTTGAAAAGGTAGTGGATGAGGAGACCCTTTCATGGATTGCACAGGATGCACAGGATAAAAGATATAGAAACAGTGCAGTTGAAAAAATTGAAAATTCCGACGTATTGTATGATTTGGTCTTTAAAGCGAATGATAATTCAATTAGAAAAGCATGTGTCAATAAAAATTCTTTTATCAGTGAAGATATTCTTCAGAAAGTCGCAATTGAAGATAAGGATGAGCAAGTAAAAATGGCTGCAGTTAAAAAGATTAAAAATGAAGAAAATCTGGCGAATATTGCTCTAACAGAAGATAATGCAAAAATCAGGGCGATGATTTTCGATAAAATTGGAAATATAGAAATTTTGCAGAATATTGCATTAAACTCCAAGAAAGCTGATGTAAGACTTGATTTGGTAAATAAACTTGAGGATGAAGATTTACTTAAAAAAATTGCATTAAATGATTTGGATAAGATTGTCAGAAGCGAAGCTGTTAAAAAAATCACCGATGAGGCTGTATTATTGGAAGTTATTAACAACGATGATGATCGTTTTGTCCGCCAAATTGCAGTAAAAAATATAACTGATCCTAAGGATTTAATCAAAATCGCTCTTGAAGATGAAGATCAGTTTGTCCGAACTCATGCAATTACAAATCCTTCAATAGAAAATGAAGATGATTTTAAATATCTTGCGATTAATTCAACCCATGAGGATGTTGCAAATGAAGCATTAACTCATATAACTGATGAGAACAACTTCATTGATATTTTAAAGAATGCTAAAATCACATCAATTAGGCATGCAACTTTAGACAACATTGATGATTTGGAAACATTGATTCGTATCGTTCTGGCTAATGAGGATGAAGAATTTTCACTTAAGGCATTGAATAAGATTAAAGTTGAAAAATGCTTGTTTAAAATCTATGAACAGGGAATTTCCGAAAACATATCTGTCCGTGCGGTTTCCTTAATCAAAAATCAGAAGATGCTGACTGATGTTGCAAAAAACTCATCTGAATGGAGAGTTCGTGAAGTGGCGGTTAAAAAAATAGTTAGTAAAAAAATCCTTAAAGAAATTTCTCTAAATGATGAAAATGAATATGTAAGGGAAGTTGCCAAAAAGAGAATTAATTTATAA
- a CDS encoding nucleoside monophosphate kinase produces MQVMGISGLPGSGKSLVSDMATTKGAIIVSMGDIIREEAKKRGESTKETAQNLRAEHGQYIVSELTIKKIKKLQEDGNENTIIVEGIRSPHEVDMFKENFENFIILSIFANPTLRFERLQKRMREDDSQDYNEFKKRDQMELDFGIGTVIALSDKIIINESDLESYTEKIHEFLAEVNL; encoded by the coding sequence ATGCAAGTAATGGGAATATCCGGTTTACCTGGTTCTGGAAAAAGTTTAGTTTCTGATATGGCCACCACAAAAGGTGCAATCATCGTGAGCATGGGCGACATCATTCGTGAAGAAGCTAAAAAAAGAGGAGAAAGCACTAAAGAAACCGCTCAAAATTTAAGAGCAGAACACGGGCAGTACATTGTATCTGAACTAACAATCAAAAAGATTAAAAAGCTACAAGAGGACGGTAATGAAAATACCATTATTGTAGAAGGCATTAGAAGCCCTCATGAAGTCGACATGTTTAAAGAAAACTTTGAAAACTTCATTATACTTTCAATCTTTGCAAATCCGACCCTACGTTTTGAAAGATTACAAAAAAGAATGAGAGAAGATGATTCTCAAGACTATAATGAATTTAAAAAAAGAGATCAGATGGAATTGGATTTCGGAATCGGTACTGTTATTGCACTTTCAGATAAAATCATAATCAACGAAAGTGATTTGGAAAGCTATACTGAAAAAATTCATGAGTTTTTAGCTGAAGTTAACTTATAA
- a CDS encoding CTP synthase — MLLLNKERIFLTKYIIITGGVVSSIGKGITSASMGRILRSYGLKVSAIKIDPYLNWDSGTLNPYQHGEVFVTHDGMETDLDLGHYERFLDVELDGMANITTGKVYESVIAKEREGGYLGECVQVIPHITNRIKEMIRANSESADYDVVLVELGGTVGDIESQPFLEALRQLRNEEGRENVMFVHVTFIPYLNAAGEFKTKPTQHSTKELRSVGINPDVIVCRSQEHIDDALLGKVAHFCDVDVNAVVNTPDAGTIYEVPLVLEENNIGELIVNRIGLGIEPDSSKLNEWAEIVKSLKTSDPEVTIGIVGKYVELEDSYISIRESLLHAAASIGVKANIRYLSSDVEQLDESALKEFDGILIPGGFGERGFEGKLDAIDYAIENNVPLFGICLGMQSMVTQFARRNGYPDANSSEFDDNLEFPVIDMMEEQKKIKNMGGTMRLGSYDCKIIEGTKTFEAYGEVDIEERHRHRYEFNNDFRQDLQDKGLIISGTSPDDFLVEIVELPNHPWAIGCQFHPEFKSRPNRPHPLFKSFLEAIYEFSKN, encoded by the coding sequence ATATTATTATTAAATAAGGAGAGGATTTTTCTGACAAAGTATATTATTATAACTGGTGGGGTAGTAAGTTCTATAGGTAAAGGAATAACATCAGCATCTATGGGTAGAATTTTAAGATCTTATGGTTTAAAAGTTTCAGCTATCAAAATAGACCCGTATTTAAACTGGGATTCTGGAACACTCAATCCTTATCAGCATGGGGAAGTATTCGTAACTCATGATGGGATGGAAACAGATTTAGACCTTGGTCACTATGAAAGATTTTTGGATGTTGAACTTGATGGAATGGCTAATATCACTACCGGTAAAGTTTATGAATCTGTAATCGCTAAGGAAAGAGAAGGAGGATACTTGGGAGAATGTGTACAGGTAATTCCTCACATCACTAATCGTATCAAAGAAATGATTAGGGCAAATTCCGAAAGCGCAGATTATGATGTGGTATTGGTTGAACTTGGTGGTACTGTCGGAGATATTGAAAGCCAACCTTTCCTTGAAGCATTAAGACAACTCAGAAATGAGGAAGGTCGAGAAAATGTTATGTTTGTCCATGTTACATTTATTCCCTACCTAAATGCAGCTGGAGAATTCAAAACCAAACCAACCCAACATTCCACAAAAGAATTAAGAAGTGTCGGAATAAATCCTGATGTTATTGTATGCAGATCACAGGAACACATTGATGATGCATTGCTTGGAAAAGTTGCACATTTCTGTGATGTGGATGTTAATGCTGTTGTAAATACTCCTGATGCCGGAACAATCTATGAAGTTCCTCTGGTTTTAGAGGAAAACAATATCGGTGAATTGATAGTTAACAGAATCGGTTTGGGCATTGAACCTGATTCATCCAAATTAAATGAATGGGCTGAAATAGTAAAATCCCTTAAAACTAGCGATCCTGAAGTTACCATTGGTATTGTTGGAAAATATGTTGAGCTTGAAGATTCATACATCAGTATTCGTGAATCTCTTTTACATGCTGCAGCAAGTATTGGGGTAAAGGCAAATATCAGATATTTAAGTTCTGATGTTGAGCAGTTGGATGAATCCGCTTTAAAAGAATTTGATGGTATTTTAATTCCTGGAGGATTCGGTGAACGTGGTTTTGAAGGAAAACTTGATGCAATTGATTATGCAATCGAAAACAATGTTCCTTTGTTTGGAATCTGTCTTGGAATGCAGTCTATGGTAACCCAATTTGCAAGAAGAAATGGTTATCCTGATGCAAACAGTTCTGAATTTGATGATAATCTTGAATTCCCTGTTATTGATATGATGGAAGAGCAAAAGAAAATCAAGAACATGGGCGGAACTATGCGTTTAGGTTCATATGACTGTAAAATCATTGAGGGAACTAAAACCTTTGAAGCTTATGGTGAAGTTGATATTGAAGAGCGTCACAGGCACAGATATGAGTTCAACAATGATTTCAGACAGGATTTACAGGATAAGGGCTTAATAATTTCCGGTACCAGTCCAGATGACTTTTTAGTAGAAATTGTTGAATTGCCAAATCATCCATGGGCTATTGGTTGTCAGTTCCATCCGGAATTTAAATCAAGACCTAATAGGCCTCATCCATTATTTAAATCATTTTTAGAAGCTATTTATGAGTTTTCTAAAAATTAA
- a CDS encoding MATE family efflux transporter, translated as MNFNINIFKTPEGYLYSNKALLALFIPLLIEYALEFFVGFADSVMVASLGEAAISGVSLVDFLMQLLIFSFSALATGGAVVAGQYLGDKQIGKAQNSATQLVWFSTILSIVLMVLVIILKQMLIGVLFGQIEADVWSNAELYLYIVALSIPFIAIYNSGAAIFRTTNDATLPMKIMFVCDILNILGNAFCIYYLGWDVRGVAIPTVISRVLAALLVLYFVVDEDYKLHIKRTLKHRFDTKILKKVLQVGIPYGIENGLFQLGRVLILSLVSTFGTMAIAANSVGYAIGIFSVLPGFAINLGLTAVISNCVGADDYEQARYYNRKCLILVYVSHIAINLVIFAILPMILGIYNLSDQTAVMASEMIIWHGIFAMIVWPLAFTIPATFRGAGDSKSVMYISLIVMFTCRIALAYVIADWMHVGVFGTWIAMFIDWFVRAGIYIYRYFSNKWTEYRVV; from the coding sequence GTGAATTTTAATATTAATATTTTCAAAACACCTGAAGGTTATCTATATTCAAATAAAGCATTACTTGCTTTATTCATTCCTCTTTTAATAGAATATGCACTGGAATTTTTTGTAGGTTTTGCAGATTCAGTCATGGTTGCATCACTTGGTGAAGCTGCAATTTCAGGTGTTTCTTTAGTTGATTTTCTGATGCAACTACTTATTTTTTCATTTTCTGCTCTTGCAACGGGTGGAGCAGTTGTAGCCGGTCAATACTTGGGTGATAAACAGATTGGCAAGGCTCAAAATTCAGCAACTCAATTGGTATGGTTTTCAACAATTTTATCCATAGTTTTAATGGTTTTGGTAATTATTTTAAAACAAATGCTGATTGGTGTGCTATTCGGTCAGATTGAAGCGGATGTCTGGTCAAATGCAGAATTGTATTTGTATATTGTTGCATTATCCATTCCATTCATTGCAATATATAATTCAGGAGCAGCAATTTTTAGAACAACCAATGATGCGACATTGCCTATGAAAATAATGTTTGTCTGTGACATTTTAAACATTTTGGGCAATGCCTTCTGCATTTATTATCTCGGATGGGATGTTCGTGGAGTGGCAATTCCAACAGTAATTTCAAGAGTGTTGGCAGCACTTTTAGTATTGTACTTTGTTGTTGATGAAGACTATAAGTTACATATCAAGAGAACATTAAAACATAGGTTCGACACTAAAATACTTAAAAAGGTACTGCAGGTCGGCATTCCATATGGTATTGAAAACGGACTGTTCCAGCTTGGAAGAGTCCTGATTTTGAGTCTGGTTTCAACATTCGGTACAATGGCTATTGCAGCAAACTCTGTAGGTTATGCAATAGGAATATTTTCAGTACTGCCGGGCTTTGCAATAAATCTAGGTTTGACTGCAGTGATATCAAATTGCGTCGGTGCTGATGACTATGAACAGGCAAGATATTATAACAGGAAATGCCTAATCTTAGTATATGTATCTCACATTGCCATTAACCTGGTCATTTTTGCAATATTGCCTATGATTTTAGGAATTTATAATCTGTCTGATCAAACCGCTGTAATGGCAAGTGAAATGATAATATGGCATGGAATATTTGCAATGATAGTCTGGCCGTTGGCATTTACAATACCGGCAACATTCAGAGGTGCAGGGGACTCAAAATCAGTAATGTATATTAGTCTGATTGTCATGTTTACATGCAGAATTGCTCTTGCATATGTTATTGCAGATTGGATGCATGTCGGAGTGTTTGGAACATGGATTGCAATGTTTATTGACTGGTTTGTACGTGCAGGAATTTACATTTACAGATACTTTTCAAATAAATGGACAGAATATAGGGTGGTATAA
- a CDS encoding ribonuclease H-like domain-containing protein: protein MNEDYNFEEYLRKALSNSISSQNPSENAKNKARKLSPSYYEDLKEKLIDKYQNKSLNDVMDCKAVSTSFGEVLKITKKEKIDFKIENNNFKQQMNTNLKLLPKIGLKTEENLKNKGYSTIESLRNHDRYGDSASKLIEKMDEMSYCEIIDLLDNNKYSRKCRDNILKSISLTDTENFKFMDIETKGLSNVPIILIGIAEIKGKNIIASQYFLRDYTEEANIIDAYLSHLDEDSVHVTFNGKTFDVPFIKNRCVYNRIDADLDLAHLDLMYFAKSLWGEKLPNCQLQTIEKELFGIKRVGDVPGQYIPGYYDTYLQEDNIGPVVPIIEHNAQDIISLASFLEKMYRDVN from the coding sequence ATGAATGAGGATTATAATTTTGAAGAATATTTGAGAAAAGCATTATCAAATTCAATAAGTTCACAAAATCCATCTGAAAATGCTAAAAATAAAGCTAGAAAACTGTCTCCATCATATTATGAGGATTTAAAAGAAAAACTTATCGATAAATATCAGAATAAATCTCTTAATGATGTGATGGACTGCAAAGCAGTTTCCACTTCATTTGGAGAGGTATTAAAAATTACCAAAAAAGAAAAAATAGACTTTAAGATTGAAAATAATAATTTTAAGCAACAGATGAATACTAATTTAAAATTATTGCCTAAGATAGGTCTTAAAACAGAAGAAAATCTTAAAAATAAAGGTTATTCAACAATTGAATCTCTGAGAAATCATGACCGATATGGGGATTCAGCATCAAAGCTAATTGAAAAAATGGATGAAATGTCATACTGTGAAATAATTGATCTGCTGGATAACAATAAATATTCAAGAAAATGCAGGGACAATATTTTAAAAAGCATTAGTCTAACTGACACAGAAAACTTCAAATTCATGGACATTGAAACAAAAGGATTATCCAATGTTCCGATAATACTGATAGGCATAGCAGAAATAAAAGGAAAAAATATTATTGCTTCACAGTACTTCCTCAGAGATTATACCGAAGAGGCAAATATAATTGATGCATATCTGTCTCACTTGGATGAAGATTCTGTGCATGTTACATTCAATGGAAAAACATTTGATGTACCATTTATAAAAAATAGATGTGTTTATAATAGGATTGATGCAGACTTGGATTTGGCTCATTTGGATTTGATGTATTTTGCAAAGAGTCTGTGGGGTGAAAAGTTACCTAATTGTCAACTGCAAACAATTGAAAAAGAATTATTTGGAATAAAACGTGTTGGAGATGTTCCGGGACAGTATATTCCAGGATATTATGATACTTATTTACAAGAGGATAATATAGGGCCGGTAGTGCCGATTATTGAGCATAATGCACAGGATATTATCTCGCTAGCAAGTTTTTTGGAGAAAATGTATAGGGATGTAAATTAA